A window of Theropithecus gelada isolate Dixy chromosome 14, Tgel_1.0, whole genome shotgun sequence contains these coding sequences:
- the MS4A10 gene encoding membrane-spanning 4-domains subfamily A member 10, translating to MKAEATVIPSRCARGLPSRQVLSPVQPWQTSPPQSTTQPKLLARRHEKSQKRSSLLKELGAFHITIALLHLVFGGYLASTVKSLHLVVLKSWYPFWGAASFLISGILAITMKNFSKTYLKMLCLMANLVSLFCVLSGLFVITKDLFLESPFESPIWRMYPNSTVHIQRLELALLCFTVLELFLPVPVAVTAWRGDHPSAKNDDACLVPNTPLRLTGLPVEPPPSYQSVIQQDTQHKQHQRIREVQQVSPDIWVVTDGAGIWTQTAN from the exons ATGAAAGCAGAAGCCACAGTTATTCCCAGCCGTTGTGCTAGGGGGCTCCCGTCACGGCAAGTCCTCAGCCCAGTCCAGCCCTGGCAGACAAGTCCACCCCAGAGCACGACCCAGCCCAAGCTCCTGGCTCGTCGGCACGAGAAGTCCCAGAAGAGGAGCAGCCTTCTCAAGGAGCTGGGG GCCTTCCACATCACCATCGCTCTGCTGCACCTGGTCTTCGGGGGCTACCTGGCCTCTACAGTCAAGAGCCTTCACCTGGTGGTGCTGAAGTCTTGGTATCCATTCTGGGGGGCTGCCTCT TTTCTCATTTCAGGGATCTTGGCGATAACAATGAAGAACTTTTCTAAAACTTACCTG AAGATGTTGTGCCTCATGGCAAACCTCGTCAGCCTCTTTTGTGTACTGTCTGGCCTCTTCGTCATCACCAAGGATCTCTTTCTGGAGAGCCCATTTGAGTCCCCGATCTGGAGAATGTACCCCAACTCCACG GTCCACATCCAGAGGCTGGAGCTGGCCTTGCTCTGCTTCACGGTCCTGGAGCTCTTCCTGCCAGTGCCCGTAGCTGTCACAGCCTGGAGAGGGGACCATCCATCTGCAAAG AATGACGACGCATGCCTTGTTCCGAACACACCATTGCGTCTCACAGGCCTGCCGGTGGAGCCCCCGCCATCCTACCAGAGTGTGATTCAACAGGACACACAACACAAGCAGCATCAGAG GATCAGAGAAGTTCAGCAAGTTTCCCCGGACATATGGGTAGTCACCGACGGAGCTGGGATCTGGACCCAGACTGCAAACTGA